The following are encoded together in the Drosophila takahashii strain IR98-3 E-12201 chromosome X, DtakHiC1v2, whole genome shotgun sequence genome:
- the LOC108068022 gene encoding endothelial lipase: MPGHVTHRLLLGCLLCLLGDVPRIEALHRWSPMMKAFRYLQETMLRNSLERAHLNHGIVFECRTISAKDFGNEVHFNLQLGDLRGFRRLDPNKKLALFLHGWNDQGSKDWVQELLLTWTLFDANYNVCVVDWGNLSQNDYKSASMSIFDVGLTVAGIIMALEELRPAHFNRSNVTLAGYSLGAHAAGYAGAVLEGRVEQIIGLDPAGPLFSLPAEVAPKYRLDPGDAQFVQVLHTSGGSLGTSLKCGHADFYPNGGRAPQTNCKMFANLRDMQNTNPIACSHSAAAIFFRQSMDPEYPFVGYECGSYREFAGGYCDGNRKARFGIHSQRRAQGSFYFRTAPQQPYVQRRPTNWLSGVGRMAADGGGGGVARNPLVLRLWTNSWRRRERARERQRRERERDRCA, translated from the exons ATGCCCGGTCACGTGACCCACCGCCTGCTCCTTGGCTGCCTGCTCTGCCTGCTCGGCGATGTCCCGAGAATCGAGGCCCTCCACCGCTGGAGTCCCATGATGAAGGCCTTCCGCTATCTGCAGGAGACGATGCTCCGGAACAGCCTGGAGCGGGCCCATCTGAATCATGGGATTGTCTTTGAGTGTCGCACCAT TTCAGCCAAGGACTTTGGCAATGAAGTGCATTTCAATCTGCAACTGGGCGACCTTCGAGGCTTTCGTCGGCTGGATCCCAACAAGAAGTTGGCCCTATTTTTGCACGGATGGAATGATCAGGGCAGCAAGGACTGGGTGCAGGAACTATTGCTGA CATGGACTCTTTTCGACGCAAACTACAATGTGTGCGTGGTGGACTGGGGAAATCTGTCCCAGAACGACTACAAGTCTGCCTCCATGTCCATTTTCGATGTGGGCCTAACGGTGGCGGGGATTATAATGGCGCTGGAGGAGCTGCGCCCCGCCCACTTTAATCGCAGCAACGTGACCTTGGCGGGCTACAGCCTGGGCGCCCATGCCGCCGGCTACGCGGGGGCGGTGCTGGAGGGTCGTGTGGAGCAGATCATCGGGCTGGACCCCGCCGGACCCCTCTTCTCGCTGCCCGCCGAGGTGGCCCCCAAGTACCGCCTGGATCCCGGCGACGCCCAGTTCGTCCAGGTGCTCCACACCTCCGGCGGATCCCTGGGCACGAGCCTCAAGTGCGGACACGCCGACTTCTATCCCAACGGAGGCAGGGCGCCGCAAACGAACTGCAAGATGTTCGCCAATCTGAGGGATATGCAAAATACCA ATCCCATCGCCTGCAGTCACTCGGCGGCGGCGATTTTCTTCCGCCAGTCGATGGACCCCGAGTACCCGTTCGTGGGCTACGAGTGCGGCAGCTACCGGGAGTTCGCCGGGGGCTATTGCGACGGGAACCGGAAGGCCCGCTTCGGGATCCATTCGCAGAGGCGTGCGCAGGGGAGCTTCTACTTCCGCACGGCCCCCCAGCAGCCGTACGTGCAGAGGCGTCCCACGAACTGGCTGAGCGGGGTGGGTCGCATGGCGGCGGATGGCGGCGGAGGGGGTGTCGCTCGGAACCCCCTTGTGCTGCGCCTCTGGACCAACAGCTGGCGGCGGcgggagagagcgagagagcggcagcggagggagagggagagagatcGCTGTGCGTGA
- the Idgf4 gene encoding chitinase-like protein Idgf4, translated as MKLYALFSLLVGSLAIGQISAAGSHHLLCYYDGNSFVREGLSKLILADLEPALQYCTHLIYGYAGINPSSNKLVSNNEKLDLDLGSSLFRQVTGLKRKYPALKVLLSVGGDKDTVDPENNKYLTLLESSNARIPFINSAHSLVKTYGFDGLDLGWQFPKNKAKKVHGSIGKFWKGFKKIFSGDHVVDEKAEEHKEAFTALVRELKNAFRPDGYVLGLSVLPNVNSSLFFDVPAIINNLDYVNLHTYDFQTPERNNEVADFPAPIYELNERNPEFNINYQVKYWTGNRAPAAKINVGIATYGRAWKLTKDSGLTGLPPVAEADGVAPAGTQTQTPGLLSWPEVCAKLPNPANQHLKGADGPLRKVGDPTKRFGSYAYRSADDSGENGVWVGYEDPDTAAIKAEYVKREGLGGIAVVDLSFDDFRGGCTGHDKFPILRNIKSKL; from the exons ATGAAGCTGTACGCCCTGTTCTCCCTGCTGGTGGGATCTTTGGCCATTGGCCAGATTTCCGCCGCCGGATCTCATCATCTACTTTGTTACTACGACGGCAACAGTTTCGTCCGCGAGG GCCTCTCCAAGCTGATCCTCGCCGATCTGGAGCCCGCCCTGCAGTACTGCACCCATCTGATCTACGGCTATGCCGGCATCAATCCCTCGAGCAACAAGCTGGTCAGCAACAACGAGAAGTTGGACTTGGATCTGGGCAGCAGTCTGTTCCGCCAGGTGACTGGCCTGAAGCGCAAGTACCCGGCCCTCAAGGTCCTCCTGAGTGTGGGCGGCGACAAGGACACCGTGGATCCCGAGAACAACAAGTACCTGACCCTGCTGGAGAGCAGCAATGCCAGGATTCCGTTCATCAACAGCGCCCACTCGCTGGTGAAGACCTACGGCTTCGATGGCCTGGACCTGGGATGGCAGTTCCCCAAGAACAAGGCCAAGAAGGTGCACGGCAGCATCGGCAAGTTCTGGAAGGGATTCAAGAAGATCTTCAGCGGCGACCACGTGGTCGACGAGAAGGCCGAGGAGCACAAGGAGGCCTTCACCGCTCTGGTCCGCGAGCTGAAGAACGCCTTCCGTCCCGACGGCTACGTCCTGGGCCTCAGCGTCCTGCCCAATGTCAACTCTTCGC TCTTCTTCGATGTGCCCGCCATCATCAATAACCTGGACTACGTGAACCTGCACACCTACGACTTCCAGACGCCCGAGCGCAACAACGAGGTGGCCGACTTCCCGGCGCCCATTTACGAGCTGAACGAGCGCAACCCCGAGTTCAATATCAACTACCAGGTGAAGTACTGGACCGGAAACCGTGCTCCTGCCGCCAAGATCAACGTGGGCATCGCCACCTATGGACGCGCCTGGAAGTTGACCAAGGATTCGGGACTCACCGGTCTGCCGCCAGTCGCGGAGGCCGATGGAGTGGCTCCTGCTGGAACCCAAACCCAGACCCCCGGACTCCTCAGCTGGCCGGAGGTGTGCGCCAAGCTGCCCAATCCCGCTAACCAGCACCTGAAGGGCGCCGACGGTCCGCTGCGGAAGGTGGGCGATCCGACCAAGCGCTTCGGCAGCTACGCCTACCGCTCCGCCGACGACAGCGGCGAGAACGGAGTGTGGGTGGGCTACGAGGATCCCGACACGGCGGCCATCAAGGCCGAGTACGTGAAGCGCGAGGGACTCGGCGGCATCGCCGTCGTCGATCTGAGCTTCGATGACTTCCGCGGCGGCTGCACCGGCCACGACAAGTTCCCCATCCTGCGCAACATCAAGAGCAAGTTGTAG